A section of the Chitinivibrionales bacterium genome encodes:
- a CDS encoding septation protein A: protein MKLLFDLLPVILFFAAFKLKGIFVATGVAIAASALQIGWMLVRRKKVEPMMWASLAIIAVFGGATILLHNETYIKWKPTILYWLMGAVLLGGQMFFRKNAMKGLLGKQMSLPDKSWAALNMSWGVFFALIGCVNLFVAYNFSTDTWVNFKLFGIMGCIAVFAVAQGLVIEMKEKGKAKP, encoded by the coding sequence ATGAAACTTCTCTTCGACCTCCTTCCCGTCATCCTGTTCTTTGCCGCCTTCAAACTGAAGGGGATCTTCGTCGCCACGGGTGTGGCGATCGCGGCAAGCGCGCTCCAGATCGGCTGGATGCTTGTCAGGCGAAAAAAAGTCGAGCCCATGATGTGGGCCAGTCTTGCTATCATCGCGGTGTTCGGCGGCGCCACCATTCTGCTGCACAACGAAACGTATATCAAATGGAAGCCCACCATTCTGTATTGGCTCATGGGCGCCGTGCTTCTTGGCGGCCAGATGTTTTTCCGGAAAAACGCCATGAAAGGCCTTCTCGGAAAACAGATGAGCCTGCCGGACAAATCTTGGGCCGCGTTGAATATGAGTTGGGGTGTTTTTTTTGCCCTGATCGGATGCGTCAACCTGTTCGTGGCCTATAATTTTTCAACCGACACCTGGGTGAACTTCAAGCTGTTCGGCATCATGGGGTGCATTGCGGTGTTTGCGGTGGCGCAGGGCCTGGTGATTGAGATGAAGGAAAAAGGCAAGGCGAAACCGTAG